In Solanum pennellii chromosome 7, SPENNV200, the following are encoded in one genomic region:
- the LOC107025133 gene encoding uncharacterized protein LOC107025133 produces the protein MPPHPQNTQTSPPPQNRNQNQTSFNPQTPHHHLNQNTNPQAYPQNYQTAQNVPSPSIAPPLPKRATFQVPVPAEHDVHDSELDHYAEQEREWKAKEDAKIDIKEEIKRAMKELQCIPDVVGLSYEELCIHPDLNLPEGFEIPKFDTFGGVGNPMAHLRAYYDQLVGVGRDEALLMRLFSRSLCGEALEWFTSHETRQWPSWNALAKDFIDRFAYNVEIVPDRYSLEKMKQKPTKSYRELSYRWRKEAARVRLPMTEKEIVEVFVWVQEPEYYDRIMLLVGAKFAEIVKVGETIEDGLILGKIARVSASPGSSGLMRKKREEVVASSYRAPSPTYQVQAPLYKNPLPNYQAPSPNYQTNSYPRSQAPRLNTRNYQQVPPPQQSGYDHSRPRFEKRPSRNFTALAESRTKLFERLATAGYIHPVGPKPVDVNSKFYKPDQRCAYHSNSVGQETEDCINLKHKIQDLIDQEVVSLQSAVPNVNTNPLPNHGGGNVNIIETDEDGCGTKMITPIVHEDLERAVASLSVKEKREFVILTPIKAVALVPSETLVKPKFVIETAVTQGMTRSRRSYTPDDLALGGQKKDHAKRPISEGEAEEFWRRMQPNDYSIVKHLEKTPAQIFVWALLMSSQSHRQA, from the exons ATGCCACCTCATCCTCAGAATACTCAAACCTCCCCACCGCCACAGAATCGAAACCAAAATCAAACTTCCTTCAATCCCCAAACACCTCATCACCATTTAAATCAGAACACCAATCCTCAGGCTTACCCACAGAACTACCAGACCGCCCAAAACGTTCCAAGTCCCTCTATAGCTCCACCCCTCCCAAAAAGAGCCACCTTCCAAGTTCCCGTTCCTGCCGAGCACGATGTGCACGATTCTGAGTTGGATCACTATGCAGAACAGGAAAGAGAATGGAAGGCCAAGGAGGATGCGAAGATCGATATAAAAGAGGAAATCAAAAGGGCTATGAAAGAGCTACAGTGCATCCCAGACGTCGTTGGACTCAGTTACGAAGAGTTGTGCATCCACCCAGATTTGAACCTTCCCGAAGGGTTCGAAATTCCGAAGTTCGACACCTTCGGAGGAGTAGGCAACCCCATGGCTCATCTGAGAGCATATTATGACCAACTCGTGGGAGTTGGCAGGGATGAGGCCTTGTTGATGCGGCTTTTCAGCCGAAGTCTATGTGGGGAGGCCCTCGAGTGGTTTACTTCACACGAAACCAGGCAGTGGCCCAGTTGGAATGCGCTGGCCAAAGACTTCATTGACCGATTTGCATACAATGTCGAAATAGTTCCCGATCGGTATTCTCTAgagaagatgaagcagaaaCCAACTAAAAGCTATAGGGAGTTATCCTATAGATGGAGGAAGGAGGCAGCAAGGGTAAGGCTGCCCATGACCGAGAAAGAGATTGTGGAAGTGTTTGTGTGGGTGCAGGAGCCAGAATACTACGACAGAATCATGTTGCTAGTCGGAGCTAAATTCGCCGAGATAGTCAAagttggtgagactatcgaagatgGTTTGATATTGGGGAAGATAGCCCGTGTATCCGCGTCACCTGGATCTTCAGGATTGATgaggaagaagagagaagaagttGTCGCT TCAAGCTACCGAGCACCTTCGCCCACttatcaagtccaagctccaTTATATAAAAACCCCCTCCCGAATTACCAAGCTCCATCACCAAATTATCAAACAAACTCATATCCTAGAAGCCAAGCTCCTCGTCTGAATACCCGAAATTATCAGCAGGTGCCTCCCCCTCAGCAAAGCGGTTACGACCATTCCCGACCCAGATTTGAAAAAAGGCCTTCAAGGAACTTTACTGCACTTGCTGAAAGCCGGACCAAACTATTTGAGAGACTAGCCACGGCTGGATACATCCACCCTGTGGGGCCCAAGCCCGTGGATGTCAATTCAAAGTTCTACAAGCCAGATCaaagatgtgcttatcattccaacagtgttggACAGGAAACGGAAGATTGTATCAACCTTAAGCACAAAATCCAGGATCTGATCGATCAGGAGGTAGTTTCTCTCCAATCGGCGGTGCCAAATGTCAATACAAACCCTTTGCCGAATCATGGAGGTGGTAACGTTAATATAATTGAAACGGATGAAGACGGGTGTGGAACAAAGATGATTACTCCCATTGTGCATGAGGACTTGGAAAGGGCTGTCGCTTCTTTAAGCgtcaaagaaaagagagagtttgTTATTCTTACACCTATAAAGGCTGTTGCGTTGGTGCCTTCAGAAACTCTCGTCAAGCCCAAATTTGTCATCGAAACTGCTGTGACCCAAGGCATGACCAGGTCCAGAAGGAGCTACACTCCTGATGATCTTGCTCTCGGAGGACAGAAGAAGGACCATGCTAAGAGGCCGATAAGCGAAGGAGAAGCAGAAGAGTTCTGGAGAAGGATGCAACCGAACGACTATTCCATCGTCAAACATTTAGAGAAGACTCCGGCTCAAATCTTTGTGTGGGCCCTACTGATGAGCTCTCAGTCCCACAGGCAGGCCTAA